In Myxococcus virescens, one genomic interval encodes:
- a CDS encoding metallophosphoesterase family protein, which yields MRIAVISDIHSNIEALTEVLRVAEHQKVDRFVSLGDIVGYGASPNPCCELVRSVAEVTLLGNHDAAVAGRMDYSYYYDAARHALDWSANVLTDENMAWLRSLPYTYRIGDVGFCHGSPIDPKAYEYIFALEQARELTPYVAELPEVTFIGHSHLCRAFAIGNGEVNDVVAQKFGIRRGYKYIISVGSVGQPRDYDNRACFVICDTDARTVEYVRVEYDIETSAQKIFDADLALNFGKRLFLGV from the coding sequence ATGCGTATCGCCGTCATCTCCGACATCCACTCCAACATCGAGGCGCTCACCGAGGTGCTCCGCGTCGCCGAGCACCAGAAGGTGGACCGGTTCGTCTCGCTGGGGGACATCGTCGGTTACGGGGCGTCGCCCAACCCGTGTTGTGAGCTGGTGCGCTCGGTGGCGGAGGTGACGCTCCTGGGCAACCACGACGCGGCGGTGGCGGGGCGGATGGACTACTCGTACTACTACGACGCCGCCCGGCACGCGCTGGACTGGTCCGCCAACGTCCTCACGGACGAGAACATGGCCTGGCTGCGCAGCCTCCCGTACACGTACCGGATTGGCGACGTGGGCTTCTGCCATGGTTCGCCCATCGACCCGAAGGCATACGAGTACATCTTCGCGCTGGAGCAGGCCCGGGAGCTGACGCCCTATGTGGCGGAGCTGCCGGAGGTGACGTTCATCGGCCACAGCCACCTGTGCCGCGCCTTCGCCATTGGCAATGGCGAGGTGAACGACGTGGTGGCCCAGAAGTTCGGCATCCGCCGGGGCTACAAGTACATCATCTCCGTGGGCAGCGTGGGCCAGCCGCGCGACTATGACAACCGGGCGTGCTTCGTCATCTGCGACACGGACGCGCGCACGGTGGAATACGTCCGCGTCGAGTACGACATCGAGACGTCGGCGCAGAAGATCTTCGATGCGGACCTGGCGCTGAACTTCGGCAAGCGCCTGTTCCTGGGCGTCTGA